TCTGTATTAGATGAAACTCCTGAAGGAAGAAGCATAGTTGTGCTTGCAAAACAGATGAATTCATTGGATGATAATGACTTATCAAATGATGATATAGAATTTGTAGCCTTTTCTGCAAAGACTAGAATGAGTGGAGCCAACTTAATTCAAGATAAGATAAGAAAAGGTGCAGCTAGTGCTATAAAACAGTTTGTAGAAGAACAAGGGGGTAAATATCCAAAGGAATGTGATGAAATTGTTGAGGAAATTTCAAAAAAAGGTGGAACGCCTTTAGTTGTTTGTAAAAATAATAGGGTATTAGGGGTTATATATTTGAAAGATATTCTTAAAAAAGGAGTATACGAAAAGTTTAATGATTTAAGAAAGATGGGAATAAAGACAATAATGATAACGGGAGACAATCCTTTAACAGCAGCGGCAATAGCAGCAGAAGCTGGAGTGGATGATTTTTTAGCAGAGGCAACACCTAAAGCTAAACTTGATTTAATTCATGAGTATCAAAGAAAGGGTCATTTAGTAGCTATGACAGGTGATGGAAGTAACGATGCTCCTGCACTTGCTCAAGCAGATGTTGCTGTTGCTATGAACACAGGTACACAAGCGGCAAAAGAAGCAGGGAACATGGTAGATTTAGATTCTAGCCCAACAAAATTAATAGAAATCGTAAAAATAGGTAAACAGCTACTTATGACAAGAGGAGCACTTACGACTTTTAGTATTGCAAATGATATAGCTAAGTATTTTGCAATAATACCACCATTATTTTTAGGGGTTTATCCACAATTGGATAAGTTGAATATAATGAATCTTAATAGTCCTGAAAGTGCTATAATTAGTGCGGTTATATATAACGCAATTATAATAATTGCATTAGTACCACTTGCGCTTAAAGGGGTTAAGTATAGGGAATTACCTGCAAGTAAACTTTTATCAAGAAATTTAATGATATATGGTGTAGGTGGTATTATAACACCATTTATATGTATAAAAATTATAGACATGATTATAGGTACAATTTTATAATATTATAAGGAGATTGAGATATGAAATATATAAAAAGAGCATCTTTAATATTTTTAATTATGACAGTCATAACTGGGGTTATATATCCATTAACAATAACTGCTTTTGCTCAAATATTTGTACCAGATAAAGCAAATGGTAGTATAATTGAAGAAAATGATAAAAAGATAGGATCAAAACTTATCGGGCAAAACTTTACAGACCCAAAATATTTCTGGTCAAGACCATCAGAGACACAAGATTATCCATATAATCCGCTAGGGTCTTCTGGAAGCAATATGTCTCCAACTGGAGAAGCATTTGATAAAGTATTAAATGAAAGAATAAAAATGTACAAAAAATATGATGAAAAAAATACAGAAAAAATTCCTGTAGATTTAGTAACTGCATCAGCCAGTGGGTTAGATCCAGATATATCTTTAAGTGGTGCTAAGTATCAAGTTGATAGAGTTTCTAAGTATAGTAAAGTTTCCAAAGAAAAATTATTAGAACTTATAGATAAAAATACAAATTCAAAGCTTATGGGTATGTTTGGAGAACCTACAGTAAATGTATTACAGCTTAATCTAGATTTGGAAAAAATTAAATAATTAGTAGGGGGATGTATGAATAGACCAGATCCAGAAAGTTTATTAAATAAAATAAATAAAGAAGAAAAAAGCCAAAAAAGAGGTCAATTAAAAATTTTCTTTGGATATGCAGCAGGAGTAGGTAAAACCTACTCCATGCTTGAGTCTGCACATAGTTTAAAAGAAAGTGGAATAGACGTAGTAGTTGGATATATAGAACCTCATTCTAGAAAAGAAACACTAGCGCTTCTAGATGGATTAGAGGTACTTGAATTAAAATATATAAAATATAAAACTATAGATTTAAAAGAATTTAACTTAGATTTAGCACTTAAAAGAAAACCAGAGGTTATACTAGTAGATGAACTAGCACATACAAATGCTAAGGGTTGTAGGCACAGCAAAAGATGGCAAGATATAGAGGAACTTTTAATAGCTGGAATAGATGTATATACAACTGTAAATGTACAACATTTAGAAAGTTTAAACGATATAATTGAAATTGTAGCTAATGTTTCAGTTAAAGAAACTATACCTGATAAGTTAATTGATATTTCATCACAATTAGAGCTTATAGATGTAGAACCAGATGTTTTGCTAGAAAGGTTTAACCAAGGCAAAATATATAAAAAAGAGCAAGCTGTAAAAGCACAAGAAAATTTCTTTGTAAAAGAAAACTTAGTAGCATTAAGAGAATTAGCATTAAGAAAAACAGCTGAAAAAGTTAATAAAGAAGTTGAGATAACCAGATTATCAAAAGGTGGAGTAGAAGTATTGCCAACAAGCGAGACTATTCTTGTTTGCATATCTCCATCACCATCTACTGCTAAGTTAATAAGAACCGCATCTAGAATTTCTCAATCATCACTATCAAGGGTAATTGCTATTTATATAAAAGACCCTAATAAAGAAGAATTACCTAAAGAAGCAAAAGCTCAACTAGAGTCTAATTTAGAACTTGCAAAGAAGTTAGGTGCAGAAGTTGTATTATTGCATGGAGATAATATGGTAGAAGATATACTAAGGTATTCTAAAATGAGAAATGTAACCAAAATTATAATTGGAAGAAATCATAGAAAACACAGTGTATTTTCGAGGTTTGTAAAAAGAGATGTAGTAGATAAATTAATTGATGAGGCAGATCATATAGATGTGCATGTAATACCATATAAAGGCGAAAAAAGCAGACATTATAGACCTAAAAAACAAAATGGATTTATTTCTAAATTTAAAATTAGTGGAATAGATATATTTAAAATATTTATTATAACGACAATAACAACGCTCATTGCACATGTATTAAAAAATGCTGGATTTATACAAGAAAATATATATTTAATGTATATGCTCGATATAGCATTAATATCTGTATTTACAAATGGATATGGAACAGGTATAATAAGCTCTATTTTAAATATAATTTTATTAAACTATCTATTTACAAGTCCACTATATACTCTAGATATAGATGATACCAACTATATAATTACTTTATTTGTATTTTGTATAGTTGGAATAATAACGTCATCACTTACATCAAGAATAAAGCAGCAAGTGGAAATTTATTCAAAGCGTGAGCAAAATACACAGATGTTATATAAAGTTGGAAGAAGTTTTTTAAGATTATCAAATAAAGAAGATATTATAAATACTGGTTTAGAGCTTTTATCAATAGGATTAAATAAAAATGTTGCATGCTATGCGATTGATAAAAATAAAAAGCAGTTAAATCTTTATAAAAATATAAAAAACAAACAAGATGAAGAATTTTTTATAAATGATTCCGAAAAAGCTGTTGCAACTTGGGCTTTTAATAATAATTCTATAGCAGGTACAGGGACAGATACTTTGCCAGGGTCAAATGGATTTTATATGCCTATAATTGGTATGAGCGAAACTCTAGGAGTGATAGGAGTAGCTTGTATTGATAAAAAACTTGATAATGAAGATATATGTTTAATTGAAGCAGTAATTGCTCAAATGGCTATAGCACTAGATAGAGAAATTTTATCAGAAGTTCAAAAAGAAGCTAGTCTTGAAATAGAAAGTGAACGATTAAGAAGTAGCTTATTACGAGCTATTTCTCATGATTTAAGAACTCCACTTGCTGGAATAAGTGGAGCTGTGAGCACTATAATTAAAAATAAAAACTTGATAGATGAAAGTATTATTGATGAACTGTTAAATGGAGTATTTGAAGATACACAATGGTTAATTAGGCTAGTCGAGAATTTACTTAGTATGACTAGGATAGATGAAGGAAAACTAGAGGTAACTAAAAATCCAGAAATAGTTGAAGAGGTTATATCACAATCTTTATCTCATATAAAAAAGAGAATCCAAGA
The nucleotide sequence above comes from Paraclostridium bifermentans. Encoded proteins:
- the kdpC gene encoding potassium-transporting ATPase subunit KdpC, with product MKYIKRASLIFLIMTVITGVIYPLTITAFAQIFVPDKANGSIIEENDKKIGSKLIGQNFTDPKYFWSRPSETQDYPYNPLGSSGSNMSPTGEAFDKVLNERIKMYKKYDEKNTEKIPVDLVTASASGLDPDISLSGAKYQVDRVSKYSKVSKEKLLELIDKNTNSKLMGMFGEPTVNVLQLNLDLEKIK
- a CDS encoding sensor histidine kinase: MNRPDPESLLNKINKEEKSQKRGQLKIFFGYAAGVGKTYSMLESAHSLKESGIDVVVGYIEPHSRKETLALLDGLEVLELKYIKYKTIDLKEFNLDLALKRKPEVILVDELAHTNAKGCRHSKRWQDIEELLIAGIDVYTTVNVQHLESLNDIIEIVANVSVKETIPDKLIDISSQLELIDVEPDVLLERFNQGKIYKKEQAVKAQENFFVKENLVALRELALRKTAEKVNKEVEITRLSKGGVEVLPTSETILVCISPSPSTAKLIRTASRISQSSLSRVIAIYIKDPNKEELPKEAKAQLESNLELAKKLGAEVVLLHGDNMVEDILRYSKMRNVTKIIIGRNHRKHSVFSRFVKRDVVDKLIDEADHIDVHVIPYKGEKSRHYRPKKQNGFISKFKISGIDIFKIFIITTITTLIAHVLKNAGFIQENIYLMYMLDIALISVFTNGYGTGIISSILNIILLNYLFTSPLYTLDIDDTNYIITLFVFCIVGIITSSLTSRIKQQVEIYSKREQNTQMLYKVGRSFLRLSNKEDIINTGLELLSIGLNKNVACYAIDKNKKQLNLYKNIKNKQDEEFFINDSEKAVATWAFNNNSIAGTGTDTLPGSNGFYMPIIGMSETLGVIGVACIDKKLDNEDICLIEAVIAQMAIALDREILSEVQKEASLEIESERLRSSLLRAISHDLRTPLAGISGAVSTIIKNKNLIDESIIDELLNGVFEDTQWLIRLVENLLSMTRIDEGKLEVTKNPEIVEEVISQSLSHIKKRIQDIKIKIEMPDKILFVPMDAKLIEQVFINLIDNAIKYSNGACEIKISVYELDNKVAFEVIDNGPGINEKVIDNIFDRFFTGELNYSDSRKGVGLGLSICKSIINAHKGEISVKNNLGKGATFKFTLPKED